Proteins found in one Channa argus isolate prfri chromosome 7, Channa argus male v1.0, whole genome shotgun sequence genomic segment:
- the LOC137130748 gene encoding uncharacterized protein, with product MQSQGSTSSQPSFDSLSSSNSPLFSDSEQVEDDTDVFLTDSSSSVIIGRTGGAKGTEVVGSESPRSQWICEDFTDKQTEEESYRSESDAKAAHISLDETHPTMQIQKSQGDLLFAQKCAELQGFVRPLLELLNGLKTGRFDRGLSSFQQSVAMDRIQRIVGVLQRPNSGEKYLNTLLQVEMMLKLWFPQITTPPVIAASSIATSIACSIQDTSSFTPPHKHRDQSHIPVKKRRLSWTGTESPTPSPVLVKCARTSPREKRVKQDQYGRDDPPPSMAYDTDKNSTKVHHRQLKEYTMGQDSGNEALDKLSKYKAGQSSEPSLTWVHVAPLLSPRKACTSHESTTAAGNNENQPATWKGSPATQDSSISSTTPYKHPKNLKKPIRCQSQHVAVQQSDNETIKACQGQSQSPRVTLKPLPKVCPHT from the exons ATGCAGTCCCAAGGCAGCACTTCCTCCCAGCCCTCTTTCGATTCCCTGAGCTCCAGTAACAGTCCCTTGTTCAGTGATTCAGAGCAGGTAGAGGATGACACAGACGTCTTCCTGACAGACAGCTCTTCCTCTGTCATCATTGGTAGAACGGGTGGGGCTAAGGGCACTGAAGTTGTAGGATCAGAGAGTCCCAGGTCACAGTGGATATGTGAGGACTTCACAGATaaacagacagaggaggagtcGTACAGGTCGGAGAGCGACGCCAAGGCAGCTCACATCAGCTTGGATGAGACACATCCTACGATGCAAATCCAAAAATCACAGGGAGATTTGCTCTTTGCTCAAAAG TGTGCTGAGCTGCAGGGTTTTGTCAGGcctctgctggagctgctgAATGGCCTGAAGACGGGCCGTTTTGACCGTG GTTTGAGTAGTTTCCAGCAAAGTGTTGCCATGGATCGAATCCAGAGGATCGTGGGGGTTTTACAGAGACCCAACAGTGG AGAGAAGTACCTGAACACTCTACTTCAGGTAGAGATGATGCTGAAGCTTTGGTTTCCTCAGATCACCACGCCGCCTGTCATTGCAGCCTCCAGCATTGCAACTTCCATTGCCTGCTCCATCCAAGACACATCCAGTTTCACCCCTCCACATAAACACAGGGATCAGTCACATATTCCTGTCAAG AAGCGCAGACTTAGCTGGACAGGTACAGAATCTCCTACACCTTCCCCTGTGCTTGTCAAGTGTGCTCGCACCAGTCCAAGAGAGAAGAGGGTGAAGCAAGATCAATATGGAAGAGATGATCCGCCTCCATCAATGGCATACGATACGGACAAAAATTCAACAAAAGTCCATCACAGACAACTAAAGGAGTACACAATGGGACAGGACAGTGGCAATGAGGCACTAGACAAGCTATCAAAGTACAAAGCAGGTCAAAGCTCTGAACCGAGCCTGACATGGGTGCACGTTGCCCCACTCCTATCTCCACGAAAGGCCTGCACCTCACATGAGAGCACAACAGCAGCAGGTAACAATGAAAACCAGCCTGCAACCTGGAAGGGTAGCCCAGCTACACAAGACAGCTCCATCTCTTCTACCACACCGTACAAGCACCCCAAAAACCTGAAGAAACCAATCCGGTGCCAAAGCCAGCATGTTGCTGTTCAACAGAGTGACAATGAGACCATCAAGGCCTGCCAGGGTCAAAGCCAATCTCCTCGTGTCACCCTCAAGCCTTTGCCCAAAGTGTGCCCCCACACTTAG
- the ca14 gene encoding carbonic anhydrase 14 isoform X7, which yields MDSLGLLIFVMLLCFQWTAAPATKNTTWTYSGLVGQSEWSRYFPDCGGTSQSPVDVVTTKTKFDPSLIPLTPRGYSQHNNNPFTLYNNGHTAVIELPEWMGLEGLPWFFTAVQMHLHWGSGGPSYGGSEHTINGLSADAELHVVHYNSELYPSMATAMTQSDGMAVLGILIVLMKMETILYSSKVDDDDRIQLQDNYRKTQPLNARVVFTSFSAESGKELSPGEVTAIVIGVMCGCVGLAVIIRFIVKTIRFLKLLNHETVVVNSSTSSWDVLPSNRPTSMSRMSQPEKANEKKQDMALNSTSEAEKKEESLASPQTEP from the exons ATGGATTCTTTGGGTCTTTTAATCTTTGTAATGCTTCTGTGCTTCCAGTGGACAGCTGCTCCTGCTACCA AGAATACCACCTGGACCTACAGTG GCTTGGTGGGCCAGTCCGAGTGGTCCAGGTATTTCCCAGACTGTGGTGGTACATCTCAGTCCCCTGTTGATGTGGTGACCACCAAAACTAAATTTGACCCTAGTTTGATTCCTCTGACCCCACGGGGCTACAGTCAGCACAACAACAACCCCTTCACACTGTACAATAACGGACACACAG CTGTGATTGAGCTGCCAGAGTGGATGGGACTTGAGGGGCTGCCGTGGTTCTTTACAGCCGTACAAATGCACCTCCACTGGGGCAGCGGAGGGCCAAGCTACGGAGGCAGTGAACACACCATCAATGGACTGAGTGCAGATGCAGAg TTACACGTGGTGCACTACAACTCTGAACTCTACCCCAGCATGGCCACAGCGATGACACAGAGCGATGGCATGGCCGTTTTGGGAATCCTAATTGTG CTGATGAAGATGGAGACGATTCTTTACTCCAGCAAAGTTGACGACGACGACAGGATACAGTTGCAGGACAACTATCGTAAAACACAACCACTCAACGCCAGGGTCGTCTTCACCTCCTTCTCTGCAG aATCAGGGAAGGAGCTTTCTCCTG GTGAAGTCACAGCCATAGTGATAGGAGTGATGTGTGGCTGTGTAGGACTGGCAGTAATCATTCGCTTCATTGTGAAGACAATCCG ATTTCTTAAACTCCTCAACCATGAAACAGTCGTGGTAAACAG CTCTACCTCTAGCTGGGATGTCCTGCCCAGTAACCGACCTACTTCCATGTCCAG GATGAGCCAACCAGAgaaagcaaatgagaaaaaacaagacatgGCTCTGAATTCAACCTCTGAAGCAGAAAAGAAGGAAGAGTCCTTGGCGTCTCCTCAGACTGAGCCTTAG
- the ca14 gene encoding carbonic anhydrase 14 isoform X5 — MDSLGLLIFVMLLCFQWTAAPATKNTTWTYSGLVGQSEWSRYFPDCGGTSQSPVDVVTTKTKFDPSLIPLTPRGYSQHNNNPFTLYNNGHTAVIELPEWMGLEGLPWFFTAVQMHLHWGSGGPSYGGSEHTINGLSADAELHVVHYNSELYPSMATAMTQSDGMAVLGILIVTGEETNLAFNNILNYLGRIRHANQKVSIPAFDVHSLLPKDLGRYYRYNGSLTTPPCYQSVIWTLFHERVQISKAQLMKMETILYSSKVDDDDRIQLQDNYRKTQPLNARVVFTSFSAESGKELSPGEVTAIVIGVMCGCVGLAVIIRFIVKTIRFLKLLNHETVVDEPTRESK; from the exons ATGGATTCTTTGGGTCTTTTAATCTTTGTAATGCTTCTGTGCTTCCAGTGGACAGCTGCTCCTGCTACCA AGAATACCACCTGGACCTACAGTG GCTTGGTGGGCCAGTCCGAGTGGTCCAGGTATTTCCCAGACTGTGGTGGTACATCTCAGTCCCCTGTTGATGTGGTGACCACCAAAACTAAATTTGACCCTAGTTTGATTCCTCTGACCCCACGGGGCTACAGTCAGCACAACAACAACCCCTTCACACTGTACAATAACGGACACACAG CTGTGATTGAGCTGCCAGAGTGGATGGGACTTGAGGGGCTGCCGTGGTTCTTTACAGCCGTACAAATGCACCTCCACTGGGGCAGCGGAGGGCCAAGCTACGGAGGCAGTGAACACACCATCAATGGACTGAGTGCAGATGCAGAg TTACACGTGGTGCACTACAACTCTGAACTCTACCCCAGCATGGCCACAGCGATGACACAGAGCGATGGCATGGCCGTTTTGGGAATCCTAATTGTG ACAGGCGAGGAGACAAACCTGGCATTTAACAACATCCTTAACTACCTGGGCCGCATCAGACACGCTA ACCAGAAGGTTTCCATCCCAGCCTTTGACGTCCATTCTCTGCTCCCTAAGGATCTGGGGCGCTACTATCGCTACAATGGCTCCCTGACAACGCCGCCCTGCTACCAGAGTGTTATCTGGACATTGTTCCACGAAAGGGTTCAAATCTCAAAGGCACAA CTGATGAAGATGGAGACGATTCTTTACTCCAGCAAAGTTGACGACGACGACAGGATACAGTTGCAGGACAACTATCGTAAAACACAACCACTCAACGCCAGGGTCGTCTTCACCTCCTTCTCTGCAG aATCAGGGAAGGAGCTTTCTCCTG GTGAAGTCACAGCCATAGTGATAGGAGTGATGTGTGGCTGTGTAGGACTGGCAGTAATCATTCGCTTCATTGTGAAGACAATCCG ATTTCTTAAACTCCTCAACCATGAAACAGTCGTG GATGAGCCAACCAGAgaaagcaaatga
- the ca14 gene encoding carbonic anhydrase 14 isoform X4: protein MDSLGLLIFVMLLCFQWTAAPATKNTTWTYSGLVGQSEWSRYFPDCGGTSQSPVDVVTTKTKFDPSLIPLTPRGYSQHNNNPFTLYNNGHTAVIELPEWMGLEGLPWFFTAVQMHLHWGSGGPSYGGSEHTINGLSADAELHVVHYNSELYPSMATAMTQSDGMAVLGILIVTGEETNLAFNNILNYLGRIRHANQKVSIPAFDVHSLLPKDLGRYYRYNGSLTTPPCYQSVIWTLFHERVQISKAQLMKMETILYSSKVDDDDRIQLQDNYRKTQPLNARVVFTSFSAESGKELSPGEVTAIVIGVMCGCVGLAVIIRFIVKTIRMSQPEKANEKKQDMALNSTSEAEKKEESLASPQTEP from the exons ATGGATTCTTTGGGTCTTTTAATCTTTGTAATGCTTCTGTGCTTCCAGTGGACAGCTGCTCCTGCTACCA AGAATACCACCTGGACCTACAGTG GCTTGGTGGGCCAGTCCGAGTGGTCCAGGTATTTCCCAGACTGTGGTGGTACATCTCAGTCCCCTGTTGATGTGGTGACCACCAAAACTAAATTTGACCCTAGTTTGATTCCTCTGACCCCACGGGGCTACAGTCAGCACAACAACAACCCCTTCACACTGTACAATAACGGACACACAG CTGTGATTGAGCTGCCAGAGTGGATGGGACTTGAGGGGCTGCCGTGGTTCTTTACAGCCGTACAAATGCACCTCCACTGGGGCAGCGGAGGGCCAAGCTACGGAGGCAGTGAACACACCATCAATGGACTGAGTGCAGATGCAGAg TTACACGTGGTGCACTACAACTCTGAACTCTACCCCAGCATGGCCACAGCGATGACACAGAGCGATGGCATGGCCGTTTTGGGAATCCTAATTGTG ACAGGCGAGGAGACAAACCTGGCATTTAACAACATCCTTAACTACCTGGGCCGCATCAGACACGCTA ACCAGAAGGTTTCCATCCCAGCCTTTGACGTCCATTCTCTGCTCCCTAAGGATCTGGGGCGCTACTATCGCTACAATGGCTCCCTGACAACGCCGCCCTGCTACCAGAGTGTTATCTGGACATTGTTCCACGAAAGGGTTCAAATCTCAAAGGCACAA CTGATGAAGATGGAGACGATTCTTTACTCCAGCAAAGTTGACGACGACGACAGGATACAGTTGCAGGACAACTATCGTAAAACACAACCACTCAACGCCAGGGTCGTCTTCACCTCCTTCTCTGCAG aATCAGGGAAGGAGCTTTCTCCTG GTGAAGTCACAGCCATAGTGATAGGAGTGATGTGTGGCTGTGTAGGACTGGCAGTAATCATTCGCTTCATTGTGAAGACAATCCG GATGAGCCAACCAGAgaaagcaaatgagaaaaaacaagacatgGCTCTGAATTCAACCTCTGAAGCAGAAAAGAAGGAAGAGTCCTTGGCGTCTCCTCAGACTGAGCCTTAG
- the ca14 gene encoding carbonic anhydrase 14 isoform X2: MDSLGLLIFVMLLCFQWTAAPATKNTTWTYSGLVGQSEWSRYFPDCGGTSQSPVDVVTTKTKFDPSLIPLTPRGYSQHNNNPFTLYNNGHTAVIELPEWMGLEGLPWFFTAVQMHLHWGSGGPSYGGSEHTINGLSADAELHVVHYNSELYPSMATAMTQSDGMAVLGILIVTGEETNLAFNNILNYLGRIRHANQKVSIPAFDVHSLLPKDLGRYYRYNGSLTTPPCYQSVIWTLFHERVQISKAQLMKMETILYSSKVDDDDRIQLQDNYRKTQPLNARVVFTSFSAESGKELSPGEVTAIVIGVMCGCVGLAVIIRFIVKTIRSTSSWDVLPSNRPTSMSRMSQPEKANEKKQDMALNSTSEAEKKEESLASPQTEP; the protein is encoded by the exons ATGGATTCTTTGGGTCTTTTAATCTTTGTAATGCTTCTGTGCTTCCAGTGGACAGCTGCTCCTGCTACCA AGAATACCACCTGGACCTACAGTG GCTTGGTGGGCCAGTCCGAGTGGTCCAGGTATTTCCCAGACTGTGGTGGTACATCTCAGTCCCCTGTTGATGTGGTGACCACCAAAACTAAATTTGACCCTAGTTTGATTCCTCTGACCCCACGGGGCTACAGTCAGCACAACAACAACCCCTTCACACTGTACAATAACGGACACACAG CTGTGATTGAGCTGCCAGAGTGGATGGGACTTGAGGGGCTGCCGTGGTTCTTTACAGCCGTACAAATGCACCTCCACTGGGGCAGCGGAGGGCCAAGCTACGGAGGCAGTGAACACACCATCAATGGACTGAGTGCAGATGCAGAg TTACACGTGGTGCACTACAACTCTGAACTCTACCCCAGCATGGCCACAGCGATGACACAGAGCGATGGCATGGCCGTTTTGGGAATCCTAATTGTG ACAGGCGAGGAGACAAACCTGGCATTTAACAACATCCTTAACTACCTGGGCCGCATCAGACACGCTA ACCAGAAGGTTTCCATCCCAGCCTTTGACGTCCATTCTCTGCTCCCTAAGGATCTGGGGCGCTACTATCGCTACAATGGCTCCCTGACAACGCCGCCCTGCTACCAGAGTGTTATCTGGACATTGTTCCACGAAAGGGTTCAAATCTCAAAGGCACAA CTGATGAAGATGGAGACGATTCTTTACTCCAGCAAAGTTGACGACGACGACAGGATACAGTTGCAGGACAACTATCGTAAAACACAACCACTCAACGCCAGGGTCGTCTTCACCTCCTTCTCTGCAG aATCAGGGAAGGAGCTTTCTCCTG GTGAAGTCACAGCCATAGTGATAGGAGTGATGTGTGGCTGTGTAGGACTGGCAGTAATCATTCGCTTCATTGTGAAGACAATCCG CTCTACCTCTAGCTGGGATGTCCTGCCCAGTAACCGACCTACTTCCATGTCCAG GATGAGCCAACCAGAgaaagcaaatgagaaaaaacaagacatgGCTCTGAATTCAACCTCTGAAGCAGAAAAGAAGGAAGAGTCCTTGGCGTCTCCTCAGACTGAGCCTTAG
- the ca14 gene encoding carbonic anhydrase 14 isoform X6, translating to MDSLGLLIFVMLLCFQWTAAPATKNTTWTYSGLVGQSEWSRYFPDCGGTSQSPVDVVTTKTKFDPSLIPLTPRGYSQHNNNPFTLYNNGHTAVIELPEWMGLEGLPWFFTAVQMHLHWGSGGPSYGGSEHTINGLSADAELHVVHYNSELYPSMATAMTQSDGMAVLGILIVTGEETNLAFNNILNYLGRIRHANQKVSIPAFDVHSLLPKDLGRYYRYNGSLTTPPCYQSVIWTLFHERVQISKAQLMKMETILYSSKVDDDDRIQLQDNYRKTQPLNARVVFTSFSAESGKELSPGEVTAIVIGVMCGCVGLAVIIRFIVKTIRFLKLLNHETVVLYL from the exons ATGGATTCTTTGGGTCTTTTAATCTTTGTAATGCTTCTGTGCTTCCAGTGGACAGCTGCTCCTGCTACCA AGAATACCACCTGGACCTACAGTG GCTTGGTGGGCCAGTCCGAGTGGTCCAGGTATTTCCCAGACTGTGGTGGTACATCTCAGTCCCCTGTTGATGTGGTGACCACCAAAACTAAATTTGACCCTAGTTTGATTCCTCTGACCCCACGGGGCTACAGTCAGCACAACAACAACCCCTTCACACTGTACAATAACGGACACACAG CTGTGATTGAGCTGCCAGAGTGGATGGGACTTGAGGGGCTGCCGTGGTTCTTTACAGCCGTACAAATGCACCTCCACTGGGGCAGCGGAGGGCCAAGCTACGGAGGCAGTGAACACACCATCAATGGACTGAGTGCAGATGCAGAg TTACACGTGGTGCACTACAACTCTGAACTCTACCCCAGCATGGCCACAGCGATGACACAGAGCGATGGCATGGCCGTTTTGGGAATCCTAATTGTG ACAGGCGAGGAGACAAACCTGGCATTTAACAACATCCTTAACTACCTGGGCCGCATCAGACACGCTA ACCAGAAGGTTTCCATCCCAGCCTTTGACGTCCATTCTCTGCTCCCTAAGGATCTGGGGCGCTACTATCGCTACAATGGCTCCCTGACAACGCCGCCCTGCTACCAGAGTGTTATCTGGACATTGTTCCACGAAAGGGTTCAAATCTCAAAGGCACAA CTGATGAAGATGGAGACGATTCTTTACTCCAGCAAAGTTGACGACGACGACAGGATACAGTTGCAGGACAACTATCGTAAAACACAACCACTCAACGCCAGGGTCGTCTTCACCTCCTTCTCTGCAG aATCAGGGAAGGAGCTTTCTCCTG GTGAAGTCACAGCCATAGTGATAGGAGTGATGTGTGGCTGTGTAGGACTGGCAGTAATCATTCGCTTCATTGTGAAGACAATCCG ATTTCTTAAACTCCTCAACCATGAAACAGTCGTG CTCTACCTCTAG
- the ca14 gene encoding carbonic anhydrase 14 isoform X3 translates to MDSLGLLIFVMLLCFQWTAAPATKNTTWTYSGLVGQSEWSRYFPDCGGTSQSPVDVVTTKTKFDPSLIPLTPRGYSQHNNNPFTLYNNGHTAVIELPEWMGLEGLPWFFTAVQMHLHWGSGGPSYGGSEHTINGLSADAELHVVHYNSELYPSMATAMTQSDGMAVLGILIVTGEETNLAFNNILNYLGRIRHANQKVSIPAFDVHSLLPKDLGRYYRYNGSLTTPPCYQSVIWTLFHERVQISKAQLMKMETILYSSKVDDDDRIQLQDNYRKTQPLNARVVFTSFSAESGKELSPGEVTAIVIGVMCGCVGLAVIIRFIVKTIRFLKLLNHETVVVNRMSQPEKANEKKQDMALNSTSEAEKKEESLASPQTEP, encoded by the exons ATGGATTCTTTGGGTCTTTTAATCTTTGTAATGCTTCTGTGCTTCCAGTGGACAGCTGCTCCTGCTACCA AGAATACCACCTGGACCTACAGTG GCTTGGTGGGCCAGTCCGAGTGGTCCAGGTATTTCCCAGACTGTGGTGGTACATCTCAGTCCCCTGTTGATGTGGTGACCACCAAAACTAAATTTGACCCTAGTTTGATTCCTCTGACCCCACGGGGCTACAGTCAGCACAACAACAACCCCTTCACACTGTACAATAACGGACACACAG CTGTGATTGAGCTGCCAGAGTGGATGGGACTTGAGGGGCTGCCGTGGTTCTTTACAGCCGTACAAATGCACCTCCACTGGGGCAGCGGAGGGCCAAGCTACGGAGGCAGTGAACACACCATCAATGGACTGAGTGCAGATGCAGAg TTACACGTGGTGCACTACAACTCTGAACTCTACCCCAGCATGGCCACAGCGATGACACAGAGCGATGGCATGGCCGTTTTGGGAATCCTAATTGTG ACAGGCGAGGAGACAAACCTGGCATTTAACAACATCCTTAACTACCTGGGCCGCATCAGACACGCTA ACCAGAAGGTTTCCATCCCAGCCTTTGACGTCCATTCTCTGCTCCCTAAGGATCTGGGGCGCTACTATCGCTACAATGGCTCCCTGACAACGCCGCCCTGCTACCAGAGTGTTATCTGGACATTGTTCCACGAAAGGGTTCAAATCTCAAAGGCACAA CTGATGAAGATGGAGACGATTCTTTACTCCAGCAAAGTTGACGACGACGACAGGATACAGTTGCAGGACAACTATCGTAAAACACAACCACTCAACGCCAGGGTCGTCTTCACCTCCTTCTCTGCAG aATCAGGGAAGGAGCTTTCTCCTG GTGAAGTCACAGCCATAGTGATAGGAGTGATGTGTGGCTGTGTAGGACTGGCAGTAATCATTCGCTTCATTGTGAAGACAATCCG ATTTCTTAAACTCCTCAACCATGAAACAGTCGTGGTAAACAG GATGAGCCAACCAGAgaaagcaaatgagaaaaaacaagacatgGCTCTGAATTCAACCTCTGAAGCAGAAAAGAAGGAAGAGTCCTTGGCGTCTCCTCAGACTGAGCCTTAG
- the ca14 gene encoding carbonic anhydrase 14 isoform X1, with translation MDSLGLLIFVMLLCFQWTAAPATKNTTWTYSGLVGQSEWSRYFPDCGGTSQSPVDVVTTKTKFDPSLIPLTPRGYSQHNNNPFTLYNNGHTAVIELPEWMGLEGLPWFFTAVQMHLHWGSGGPSYGGSEHTINGLSADAELHVVHYNSELYPSMATAMTQSDGMAVLGILIVTGEETNLAFNNILNYLGRIRHANQKVSIPAFDVHSLLPKDLGRYYRYNGSLTTPPCYQSVIWTLFHERVQISKAQLMKMETILYSSKVDDDDRIQLQDNYRKTQPLNARVVFTSFSAESGKELSPGEVTAIVIGVMCGCVGLAVIIRFIVKTIRFLKLLNHETVVVNSSTSSWDVLPSNRPTSMSRMSQPEKANEKKQDMALNSTSEAEKKEESLASPQTEP, from the exons ATGGATTCTTTGGGTCTTTTAATCTTTGTAATGCTTCTGTGCTTCCAGTGGACAGCTGCTCCTGCTACCA AGAATACCACCTGGACCTACAGTG GCTTGGTGGGCCAGTCCGAGTGGTCCAGGTATTTCCCAGACTGTGGTGGTACATCTCAGTCCCCTGTTGATGTGGTGACCACCAAAACTAAATTTGACCCTAGTTTGATTCCTCTGACCCCACGGGGCTACAGTCAGCACAACAACAACCCCTTCACACTGTACAATAACGGACACACAG CTGTGATTGAGCTGCCAGAGTGGATGGGACTTGAGGGGCTGCCGTGGTTCTTTACAGCCGTACAAATGCACCTCCACTGGGGCAGCGGAGGGCCAAGCTACGGAGGCAGTGAACACACCATCAATGGACTGAGTGCAGATGCAGAg TTACACGTGGTGCACTACAACTCTGAACTCTACCCCAGCATGGCCACAGCGATGACACAGAGCGATGGCATGGCCGTTTTGGGAATCCTAATTGTG ACAGGCGAGGAGACAAACCTGGCATTTAACAACATCCTTAACTACCTGGGCCGCATCAGACACGCTA ACCAGAAGGTTTCCATCCCAGCCTTTGACGTCCATTCTCTGCTCCCTAAGGATCTGGGGCGCTACTATCGCTACAATGGCTCCCTGACAACGCCGCCCTGCTACCAGAGTGTTATCTGGACATTGTTCCACGAAAGGGTTCAAATCTCAAAGGCACAA CTGATGAAGATGGAGACGATTCTTTACTCCAGCAAAGTTGACGACGACGACAGGATACAGTTGCAGGACAACTATCGTAAAACACAACCACTCAACGCCAGGGTCGTCTTCACCTCCTTCTCTGCAG aATCAGGGAAGGAGCTTTCTCCTG GTGAAGTCACAGCCATAGTGATAGGAGTGATGTGTGGCTGTGTAGGACTGGCAGTAATCATTCGCTTCATTGTGAAGACAATCCG ATTTCTTAAACTCCTCAACCATGAAACAGTCGTGGTAAACAG CTCTACCTCTAGCTGGGATGTCCTGCCCAGTAACCGACCTACTTCCATGTCCAG GATGAGCCAACCAGAgaaagcaaatgagaaaaaacaagacatgGCTCTGAATTCAACCTCTGAAGCAGAAAAGAAGGAAGAGTCCTTGGCGTCTCCTCAGACTGAGCCTTAG